The stretch of DNA TAGCTAAGGAGGTATCCCTAAGTGGTATCTCGGTAAATGGAGTCAGTCCTGGTTTTATACAGACGAAGATGAATGCACATTTATCAGCGGAAGAAGTTCATTCCATTATTGATGAAATACCTCTTAACCGTGCTGGTTTACCTGAAGAAGTGGCAAATACGGTACACTTTTTGATGAGTGATCAATCTAGCTACATTCGTGGTGAAATTATAGAAGTTAATGGAGCATGGTAAAAATATACTTTTTTATGAATATTTTCGGTTGAAACCTCAAATAATAAGTTTGATTCTACGAATATGAGGAGGAAATCGAAATGTCTGTTTTAGATAATTTTGACTCATGGAAAGGTTTTTTAGCTGATCGACTTGAACAAGCTCAAGCTAATGGAGTAGATCAGAAAACAATTTCTGGATTAGCAGCTGAAGTAGGAGATTATCTTGCACAAAGCGTTAATGCTCAAAATCCGGAAGAAGAAGTATTAAAGGAATTGTGGAATGCAGCTTCTGAAGAAGAACAGCAAGCACTTGCAAATACAATGATCAAACTTGTTCAGAAAAAATAATTATGATGAATAATTAGAGGAAAAGTTGTATAGTTGTAACTGTACAACTTTTTCTTTTTATTAAAGATGAATCGCAATTTTATAATAATATATCCTTCTTTGTAATCTGAATTTTCTTTTTATATTTATTACAGTAGTGCGGAGTTATCTTGGTTAATTTCGACAGGATTTTTATGAAATTTCATCTAGTTGTTTTGAAAAATAGTAAAAAATGTTATATTCTAATAGAAAATTTTACATAAATTCGTTATGATAATACATAGTACAGAATATAGCTATAATATAAAGGGGTTCATTATGGAAAAAGTAGAGTGGTATTTAGAATATGAAAACCTTAAAAATCGTCCAGGGTTACTTGGAGAAATAGCTTCTTTGCTTGGAATGCTTTCCATTAATATAATTACAATCAATGGTGTAGAAAATTCACGAAGAGGTATGCTGTTGTTGTCGAAATATGATGAAAATATTATGAGATTAAAGTCTATACTAAGTACGATGGGTGCAATTAAAGTTCATAAAATTAGAAAACCTAAACTCCGCGATAAAATGGCAGTTCGTCATGGAAAATACATTCATACGGATAGCGATGATCGAAAGACGATTCGATTTGTCAGAGAAGAGCTAGGTTTACTTGTTGATTTTATGGCTGAGTTATATAAAGTTGAAGGTCATAAACTGATTGGAATACGAGGTATGCCACGTGTAGGAAAGACGGAATCAATTGTTGCAGCTAGTGTTAGTGCTAATAAACGTTGGTTATTTGTTTCAAGTACGATGATTAAACAAACTGTTCGCAAAAGTTTAATTGAAGGTGAATACAATCCTGATAATATTTATATTATAGATGGAGTAGTCTCAAAAAGGAAGGCTAATGAACAACATTGGCAATTAATTCGTGAAATAATGCAACTTCCAACTATTAAAGTAGTTGAGCATCCGGACATATTCGTGCAATCTACGGAATATAGTATGGATGATTTTGATTATATCATCGAATTACGCACGGATGAAAATGAAGAGATTACATATGAAACAGTAGAAAAGCAAGATTTTCATCAGCAGGACGGGTTTTCTATGTTTTAATATTTTTTGACTATGGAAGGTGTTTTATATGGATGTTGGTGCGAAATTAAAAGAAGCACGTTTATCTAGCGGAATTTCACTAGATAGTTTACAGGAAACAACAAAGATTCAGAAAAGATATTTAGTAGCAATTGAAGAAGGAAATCTTCATATTTTGCCTGGTAAGTTTTATGCAAGAGCTTTTATAAAAGAATACGCAACTGCTGTTGGATTGGATCCGAATGAACTTCTCGAAGAACATAGAGAGGAGTTGCCTAGTACGGAAGAGGAGAATGTTCAATATACACGAATTCAGCGCACTAGAAGAGAAAATAATAGTAATGATAAAGGTTCACGCATTTCTTCCGTTATTCCTTCAATTATTGTCGTTCTATTAGTAATAGGTATAATTATTGTTGCGTGGTTGTTTATTCGTGCTAATTCTTCCTCGGATGCTACAGATTCATCTGAAGAGCCGCAAGAAAACAATGTAATTATTGAAGAAGGAACTAATGATTCTGAAAATAATACAGATGAATCAGCTGGAGATGAAGAAGAGAACAATGAAGAAAATGATGGTACTTCTGAAGGAAGTGAAGACAATGAATCTGAAGAGGATTCATCGGAAGATTTATCTGTTGAGGTAATTGAAGAAGGAACTGGGAGTTCCCCTAATTCAGTTATTGGTGTAAGCAATTACGGTGATGAACTTACTGTTTCTGTTGATGTTACAGCAGATGATATGGAGTCATGGTTAGGGGTAACAAGCGGAAATGGTGAATCACTTTATAACAGTATCTTTAATGCAGAGGCAGCTCCTCAAGAGTGGGATGCTACAGATTATGAATCAATTTCATTTAATGTAGGTAATACACCAGCTGTAGTCATTTCTATTAATGGTACTGAAATTGAATATCCAGTAGACACTTCTACTGCACATCAAAAAATAGAAATCCAATTTAATTAAACTTTGACCCTCCTATTTTTTGTGGGAGGGTTATATTTATTACTCAAAAGACGGAGGCAGACAGAATGAATTTACCAAATAAGTTAACATTTTCCAGAATATTAATGATCCCGATTTTTATTTTATTATTATCCATTCCTTTTCCTTGGGGAGCTTGGGATATCGGTAATAGTGAATTACCAGTCGCTCATTTTCTAGCCGCATTGATCTTTATTATTGCAGCTGCTACTGATTGGGTTGATGGTTATTATGCTAGAAAGTATCAATTAGTTACAAATTTAGGAAAGTTTATGGACCCGCTTGCAGATAAGTTACTAGTATCTGCTGCATTAATACTATTAGTGGAAATGGAAATTGCCCCAGCTTGGATAGTCATCATTATTATAAGCAGAGAATTAGCTGTTACAGGTTTAAGACTAGTAGCTGCAGGAGAAGGAATCGTACTTGCAGCAGGAAGTATGGGCAAATTAAAAACTGCAACTCAAATGATTTCTATTGCGGTATTATTACTACATAATTTTCCGTTTTCCTATATTGATTTTCCATTCGGTATAATCATGCTATATATAGCATTAATTTTCACAATTATTTCTGGAGTGGATTATTTTATTAAAAACTGGCATGTGATGAGGGATTCAAAATAATGAAAAATTATCAAGCTGAAATAGTAGCGGTTGGTACGGAATTGTTATTAGGCCAAATTGCGAATACAAATGCACAATGGTTATCCGAAAAATTAGCAACATATGGAATTAATATGTACAATCACACAGTAGTAGGCGATAATTTAGAACGTGTTGAGCAGGCTTTTCAGCTTGCTCAATCACGTTCTAATATTATCATTGTGACAGGTGGTCTTGGACCGACTGCGGACGATCTTACTCGTGAAGGTTTTCAACAGATGACAGGATTACCGCTGGTTGAAGATAAGGAAAGCATGGAAAAAATAGAGGGATTTTTTCAAAATCGTGGACGAACAATGACCCCGAATAACAGAAAACAGGCACGTGTATTTGAAGGTTCTACAGTACTGAACAATAAAGCAGGTATGGCACCTGGAATGTATGTTCATTATCAATCTTGTCATTGGTTCTTTTTACCGGGAGTACCTCGTGAAATGAAACATATTTCGCAAGAGGAACTCTTTCCATTTTTAGAAAAAGTAACCGGGAAACAACGAATTATACAATCCGTCGTACTAAAATTTATTGGTATTGGTGAATCAACATTAGAACATACATTATCAGACTTAATTGAAAAGCAAACAAATCCAACGATTGCGCCACTTGCACAAGATCAAGCCGTTGTTATTCGTCTAACAGCAAGAGGTGAAACAAAACAAGAAGCGGAAGCGATGTTAGAACAAACTAAAAAGCTTATTTTAGCAAGAGTTGGAGAGCATTACTTTGGTGAGAATGAGGAGTCAATAGAGGATATTGTTGTGCAACAACTCCAAGATTTAGGTTATTCAATAAGCGCAGCAGAGAGTATTACAGGAGGAATGTTTTCTCAAAGACTGGTGTCTGTAACTGGAGCATCGAATGTATTTGCGGGGAGTTTTATAACATACCAGTCTCGTATAAAGGAAGAGGTATTAGAAGTTCCGAGTGAAATCATACATTCACAAGGTGTGGTTAGCCGTGCATGTTCAGATGCAATGGCATCAAATGTTACGAGAAAAATACAAACAAATTTAGGTATTTCATTTACAGGAATAGCTGGACCGGATGAACAAGAAGGGAAACCAGTCGGAACAGTCTATATTTCAATCGCTGATGGTGATGAAGTGGTTGTCTCAAAACAATTTAACTTTACTGGAAATAGAAATCATATACGGGATAGAGCTTGTTTAAAAGGATTTGAACTAATATATCAATATTTAAAAAGTAAAAGCTAGGAGTCTTAATACAAGGATTTTTCTATTTATAAAACTATTTTTATAGTATTTTTCTAAATTTGACTATAAGTAGATTGTTAAAAAATAAGAACATCCATTCGTTTTTTTCTTGTTAAATAGATAAAAACATTGTATGATAGATACAGATATGTGAAGGAGGTAGTTTCTTTGAGTGATAGAAAACAAGCATTAGATATGGCTTTAAGACAAATAGAGAAGCAATTTGGTAAAGGTTCCATTATGAAAATGGGGGAGAATGAAATCCCGAAAATCGCTACTATCCCAAGTGGATCATTAGCATTAGATGTTGCCTTAGGTATAGGCGGGTATCCTCGTGGTCGTGTAGTTGAAATATATGGTCCAGAGTCCTCAGGTAAAACAACCGTAGCACTTCACGCAATTGCGGAAGCACAAAAGCAAGGAGGACAAGCTGCGTTTATCGATGCAGAGCATGCGCTTGACCCAGTATATGCGAAAGCTTTAGGTGTAAATATTGATGAATTACTGTTATCTCAACCAGATACAGGTGAACAAGCATTAGAAATTGCAGAGGCCCTTGTTCGAAGCGGTGCTGTAGATATTATCGTAGTTGACTCTGTAGCTGCGCTTGTGCCAAAAGCTGAAATTGAAGGTGAAATGGGAGATTCTCATGTTGGGCTACAAGCACGTTTAATGTCACAAGCATTACGTAAATTATCTGGTGCAATAAATAAGTCGAAAACAACGGCAATATTTATTAACCAAATCCGTGAAAAAGTCGGAGTTATGTTCGGAAATCCAGAGACAACTCCTGGTGGACGAGCATTAAAATTCTATTCCTCTGTACGTTTAGAAGTAAGAAGAGCGGAAACATTAAAGCTAGGTAATGATGCAGTCGGAAATAAAGCGCGAATTAAAGTTGTAAAAAATAAAGTTGCTCCACCGTTTAAACAAGCTGAAGTAGATATTATGTATGGAAAAGGTATTTCTAAAGAAGGTGAAGTATTAGATATTGGTTCCGATCTAGATATTGTTATGAAAAGTGGTGCATGGTATTCCTATAACAATGATCGTCTAGGACAGGGCAGAGAAAATGCGAAACAATATCTAAAAGAACATGAAGAAGTATTAACAGAAATCCATCAGTCTATTCGTCAGCATTATGAATTAGACAAGGTGGATGAAGATAAGACGGAAGAAGAAGCTTCTCAAGAGAGTCTTGATTTAAAATAGTCTAGCTTGTACAAAACTCTAAGGTCAAAAGCAATATGACCTTAGGGTTTTTTTATTTTAGTCGATCTCAATATTCAGAAGAGCTCGCCAACATGGATATTATTTCCGGGGATTCCTTGACATTCAACCAATTGAGAATTAATATTAGAAGTGTATAATTTTATAATTTCCATTATGAAATTAATATTTGATGCATTTAGAAAATGTTACATGCCGACACATATGAAATGTATAATTTTATAGGCAATAGGAGGTGAAATCATGGACATCGTTATCGTCGTCATCTCCATTTTGCTTGCTCTGATCGTCGGTATTGTTGTTGGTTATCTGGTACGCAGATCTATTGCAGAAGCAAAGATCTCTAGTGCGGAGAGACTTGCAAAGCAAATTGTCGAAGAAGCACACAGAAATGCAGATGCCGCCAAGAAAGAAGCGCTTCTTGAAGCAAAAGATGAAACTCATAAATTCCGTCAACAAGCGGAAGATGAAATAAGAGAGCGCCGCATGGAAGCTCAGAAGCAAGAAAATCGTCTGATGCAAAAAGAAGAGAATCTGGACCGAAAAAGTGAAACCTTAGACAAACGTGAGTCGAGTTTAGAGAGTAAAGAACAATCTCTAACCGAACAACAACAACAAATTGAAGAAATGAAAAGCAAAGTGGAAGCTATGAAAGACGAGCAGCAAGCTGAGCTTGAGCGCATTTCAGGATATACATCTGAACAGGCGAAACAGATTATTTTAGAGCGTATCGAAAAAGAGGTACAGCATGAATCAGCAGTGTTGATTAAAGAGTCTGAAACACGTGCAAAAGAGGAAGCTGATAAAAAAGCCAAAAACATTTTATCCCTTGCCTTACAGCGTTGTGCTGCAGACCATGTTGCTGAGACAACGGTTTCTGTTGTTAATTTGCCGAATGATGAAATGAAAGGTCGTATCATTGGTCGTGAAGGTAGAAACATAAGAACTCTAGAAACCTTAACTGGAATTGATTTAATTATAGATGACACTCCAGAAGCAGTTATACTCTCTGGTTTCGATCCAATTCGACGTGAAATTGCACGTATGGCATTAGAAAAGCTCGTGCAAGATGGAAGAATACACCCTGCACGTATCGAAGAAATGGTTGAGAAATCTAGACGCGAAGTAGACGAATATATTCGAGAAGTAGGCGAGGAAACTACTTTCGAAGTTGGAGTTCACGGATTACATCCGGATCTAGTGAAAATCTTAGGTCGTCTAAAATATCGTACAAGCTATGGTCAGAACGGACTGAAACACTCGGCAGAAGTTGCTTACTTGTCAGGACTGTTAGCGGCTGAACTTGGAGAAGATGTGACACTAGCTAGAAGAGCTGGTCTACTGCATGATATCGGGAAAGCTATCGACCATGAAGTAGAAGGAAGTCATGTTGAAATAGGTAAAGAGCTAGCGATGAAGTATAAAGAACACGAAGTCGTGATTAATTCAATTGCTTCCCACCATGGAGATGAAGAAGCAACATCTATTATTGCAGTATTGGTTGCTGCTGCGGACGCATTATCTGCAGCGAGACCTGGTGCTAGAAGTGAAACGCTGGAAAATTACATTAAACGACTAGAGAAACTAGAAGAAATCTCAGAATCCTTTGATGGCGTTGAAAAATCATTTGCTATTCAAGCGGGTAGAGAAATTCGTATCATGGTTAGACCTGATGAAATAGATGATATTGAATCTATAAGCATCGCACGTGATATCCGCAAGCGAATTGAAGGCGAACTTGACTATCCTGGACATATAAAAGTTACTGTAATAAGGGAAACAAGAGCAGTTGAATACGCGAAATAAGTACAGTGGCTGATATATTATACGTCGCTGTAAGAAAAAATCCGGTTATCTAATTGATAACCGGATTTTTTAGCATTATCGGTTTGACTATGTATCTCTTATTGCTTATGATGGATCAGCTTATTGCGTACATATAGCTTCTTTTATATTGAATAATACTACTCGCTTATGATCAACTAGTTTTTGACAATCGCTGTTAGGTGTGAAAAACTAAATATATATAATGTAGATAGGATGATTTTTAGAATGAAAATTTTATTTATAGGTGATGTTGTTGGATCACCTGGTAGAGATATGTTATTTGAGTATCTACCTAAACTAAAAGATAAATATAAGCCTCACATGACAATTATAAATGGGGAGAACGCAGCAGCCGGTAAGGGAATTACAGAAAAGATTTACAAACAATTTCTTGAGGCTGGTGCTCAGGTTATCACGATGGGAAATCATACGTGGGATAAGAAAGAAATCTTTGAGTTCATCGATAGTGCTCATAATATGATTCGTCCAGCAAATTTCCCGGATAATAATCCTGGTAAAGGAATTATTTACTCTAATTTTAACGGTAAAGAAATAGCGGTAATTAATTTACAGGGAAGAACGTTTCTACCGCCTGTAGATGATCCATTCCGTAAAGCCGATGAACTTATTGATGAAGCGAAGTTGCGAACAAATATTATTTTCGTTGATTTTCATGGAGAAGCAACGAGTGAAAAACAAGCAATGGCTTGGTATTTAGATGGTAGAGTATCAGCAGTTGTAGGGACACATACGCATACACAAACTGCCGATGAACGAATATTACCAGATGGTACAGCATATATATCTGATGTGGGGATGACAGGCCCGTACGATGGTATATTAGGTGTAGAAAGAGAAACGATAATGAAACGATTCTTAACATCTCTTCCTGTACGTTTTGAAATTGATAAAACGGGAAGAACACAATTAAATGGAGTAATTATTACCATCGATGATACATCGGGCCGAGCGAAAAACATCGAGCGGATTATGATTAACGAGGACCATCCATTCTTCTCGTAATAATGATTTGTTGCTCCTAAAGGGAATATGCTAACATCTCCAAGAATATAGTAGCAGTATAATTACAATAGTGCATGAGGAGGTACTAGTAATGGAAGTTTTAAAAGTTTCAGCTAAATCGAACCCAAATTCAGTAGCAGGAGCCTTGGCAAATGTACTAAGAGAACGTGGTACAGCAGAAATACAAGCTATAGGTGCCGGGGCACTAAATCAATCAGTTAAAGCAGTAGCAATCGCGCGTGGTTTTGTTGCTCCTAGTGGTGTCGATTTAATTTGTATTCCCGCATTTACGGACATCTTAATTGACAACGAAGAACGGACAGCGATTAAACTAATCGTTGAACCTCGATAACATCGGAAAAACCTTCCTTATAAGGAAGGTTTTTGTTTGTGTATAGGCTTACAATATTGTACTATTTGGAAAGAAGCTTTATACTATAGTATTGTACATATGTAACTATGATTCGAATGAAGAAAGGGGATACCTGATGAACGAACAGCAACGCAAACAGCAGTCCCAGATTCGTACAGAACAAGCAAATGTAGATAGAATTAAAAATACGTCAAGTGAAGATATGATTGCTAAGTATTTCCAACAAGAGTATGAGCCGCAATCGCCTGATATAAAACAAGCTAGAAAGCGTAAAAGAGAAGATGTTCAATTTCATTATGACTTCTCAATCCCAGAGGATATGGAGAAAATCGGGCACGGGAAGAAATTTTTAATTCGTACTTACGGTTGTCAAATGAACGAGCATGATACCGAAGTAATGGCAGGAATTCTATCTGAGATGGGATATGAATCGACTACTGTTACAGAAGAAGCTGATATAATTCTGTTAAACACTTGTGCAATCCGTGAAAATGCAGAAAATAAAGTGTTTGGTGAGATTGGTCATTTAAAACCTTTGAAATTAGAAAATCCAGATCTCATCATTGGGGTTTGTGGTTGTATGTCACAGGAAGAATCAGTAGTAGATCGAATATTACAGAAACATCAACATATCGATTTGATTTTTGGAACACATAATATTCATCGCCTACCACACCTTGTGAAAGAAGCATTGTTTGGAAAAGAAATGATTGTAGAGGTATGGTCTAAAGAAGGCGATATTATTGAAAATTTACCAAAAGCTCGTAAAGGCAAAATTAAAGCTTGGGTCAATATTATGTATGGATGTGATAAATTCTGTACGTACTGTATAGTTCCAATGACCCGCGGGAAAGAAAGAAGTCGTCGACCTAAAGACATTATTCAAGAAGTCCGTCATTTAGTTGCTCAAGGTTACCAAGAAGTAACTCTCCTCGGCCAAAATGTAAATGCCTACGGGAAAGATTTTGAAGATATCGAATATGGCCTAGGGGACTTAATGAATGATATTCATAAAATTGATATCCCGCGTGTTCGATTTACAACATCACATCCTAGAGACTTTGATGATCGATTAATTGAAGTATTAGCTCAGGGAGGCAACTTACTAGATCATATACACTTGCCTGTTCAGTCAGGAAGTAGTGAAATCTTGAAAAAGATGAATCGTAAATATACAAGAGAAGAATATTTAGAGTTGGTTCGAAAAATACGTATTGCAATGCCAAATGCAACGTTAACTACGGATATTATTGTAGGATTCCCGAATGAAACGGAAGAACAATTTGAAGAAACCATGACCTTAGTAGAAGAGGTTGGGTTTGAAGCTGCATATACATTTATATACTCCCCTCGTGAAGGCACACCTGCTGCTCGAAAAAAAGATGATGTGCCTGAGGAAGTAAAAAAACAACGTTTATACCGCTTAAACGAACTAGTTAACAAACAATCTGCGGCATCCATGAAAGATTATGCTGGAAAGAAAGTAAAAGTACTCGTTGAAGGTGAAAGTAAGAAGGATCCTGAAGTATTAGCTGGTTATACTGAAAAAAATAAACTTGTTAATTTCAAGGGACCAAAATCATCAATTGGTAAAATTGTAGAAGTAGAAATAACAGAAACCAAAACATGGTCTTTAAACGGCGTGATGGTTGAAAATACAGTTGAGGTGAACTAGTATGACAGAATATACTCGTAAAGAAGTGTTGGATGAAGCAAAGAAGTTAGCTAATATGTTAGCAAGCACAGAAGAAATTGATCGTTTTAAACAAGTAGAAGCAAAGCTTAACGAAAATAAAAAAGTTCAATCACTCATCCAAAAGATTAAAACATTGCAAAAACAAGCAGTTAATTTTCAAGCATATGAGAAAAGAGAAGCTTTAAAACGTGTAGAAGAGGAAATCGATCGTTTACAAGCTGAAATCGATGATATACCAGTTGTTCAAGAATTTAAGGAAACACAAATTGTCGTTAATGATGTATTGCAGTTAGTGTCAAAAACAATCGCTCGTGAAGTAACGAATGAAGTGATTGAATCTACTGGCGGAGATATTTTAGCAGGAGAGACAGGTTCTAAAGCAAAAAACAAGTCAGGGTGTTCGCATTAAACAGCGTATTCTCTAGAAACCGCACTGTTTTGATAAAGAAATAAAATGATAATCTCTCTTTGGCTAGAAGAGCTTGGGATAGAACAAAATTAAATTCAAAAGAAATTAAATAACGTAACATTGGAATTGTGCATAGGCTTTAAGAGGATGCCTAAGTGTTTTGCTCAAAAAACGCAACAACGATGCTACAGGGTACTGAACATAATTCCAAACATGCTGATTTTTCTTTTGTGTAAATTTTGTTACCCAAGCTTTTTGTATGTCTATATAAATAATTTATAGTGACAATCTTCATATTCATTGTCGTTCGAAAAGATATTCTAATCATTAAAACTCCTTCTTTTTTTCATTATCACGAAATGCTATGCACTTTAGGTATTTGTCTTGCATAAAATGACTATGAAAAAAGAGGAGGTAAAAGTAATCATGACTTTTCTTGATAAAGAATATAGAGAAATCATAACAAAAGCAGTTTGTGGTAAAGGTAGAAAGTTTACCAAAGAATCCCATACCATCTCCCCATCACATCGACCAACTAGTATATTAGGATGCTGGGTCATTAATCATTTATATCATGCAACTAAAAAATCTGAGGATAGTGTAGTTGTAACTGGAAGCTATGATATTAATGTATGGTATTCGTATAACGACAATACGAAAACCGAAGTGGTTACAGAGAGAGTAGAATATAAGGATACAATTCCATTATCGGTGAAGGATGATAATTGTATTAATGATGAGTATGATGTGATTGCAAAAGTACTGCAGCAACCAAATTGCCTTGAATGCAAAATCAGCGGAAAAGGAAGTAATATTACTGTTGAGATTGAACGTGAATTCGTAGTTCAAGTTATTGGGGATACTAGGCTGTTTGTAAAGGTTAGTCCGAAATTGGATCATGATGATGACGATGAAGAAAGTGTTTGGGATCATAATATGACGGATGATGAAGCAGAAAAAGTAAAACCAGACTTTTTTAATCATCGCCATAAGGATTAATCCGAAGACGAGGGTAGAAATTACTCTCGTTTTCTTTTTTCGACAGAATTGGACAAGTATAGGGGCAATTTATGCTATAATGGATGGAAAAAGATACGGTAAGTTGGAGGATTTAACATGGCAAAGCTCACGCCGATGATGGAACAATACATACAAATAAAGAACGAATATAAAGATGCTTTTCTTTTTTATAGACTAGGTGATTTCTATGAACTATTCTATGAGGATGCTACACGTGCAGCACAAGAATTAGAGATTACCTTAACAAAGAGAGCAGGTGGCAAAGGGGACCCTATTCCAATGTGTGGAGTGCCTTATCATTCTGCTGAAAATTATATAAAGACACTTATCGATAGAGGATATAAGGTAGCGATATGTGAACAGGTGGAAGACCCTAAAACAGCTAAGGGAGTTGTTAAAAGGGAAGTAGTTCAAATGATAACACCTGGAACGGTTATGGAAAGTACCATGTTAACTGATGGAGAAAATAACTATATTGGTAGTCTATCTCATTTTCAAGATGGTTCTTATGTCATCGTATATAACGATTTATCTACTGGTGAGAATCGTTTAGCATTTATTAATGATGGATGGGATGCTGTCATTCATGAATTTTATAATCAACCAATCAAGGAGATTGTTATCTCAAGCAATCTTCCAGAAGAACTGCAAATTCAATTAAAAGAACGTTTGAATGTCACCTTGTCTTATCAAGATGAAGTTACCTTTAATGCAGAGTTTCGTGAATTAAGTGAGAACCTAAATGACGAGAGATTGATGAAAGCATTTAGTAGATTATTGAACTATATCCAAACGACACAAAAAAGATCATTACATCATTTGCAAAAAGCAGAAGTGATCGAATTAAAAAAGTATATGAGTCTTGATATGTACTCCAAAAGAAATCTTGAATTAACGGAGACGATCATGAAAAAATCAAAACATGGCAGTCTTCTGTGGGTACTCGATAAAACTGTAACAGCAATGGGAGCAAGGACTTTGAAAAAGTGGTTAGAGCGGCCGTTGTTAAGTAAGCAGAAGATAAATGAACGATTAGAAGTGGTACAAGGTTTTTATGATGGTTTTATGGAGAGAGAGAGTCTTCGTGATTTATTAAAATCCGTATATGATCTGGAACGGCTTTCAGGACGTATTGCATTTGGCAATGTGAATGCCAGGGATTTAATCCAATTAAAACAGTCATTATCACGGATTCCGGCAATACAAGAAACTTTAAGACAATTCGATCAGCCAGAAATTACAAGATTGGCAGAAATGCTCATTTATCCTGAACAGATGGTAGAATCTCTAGAAAAGAGTATTGTAGACGAACCTCCAATTTCTATAAAAGAAGGCTCATTGATCAAGGAAGGATACCATGATCAATTAGATACGTACAGAGATGCTTCTAGAAATGGGAAGAAATGGATAGCCCAATTAGAACATCAAGAACGCGAAGAGACGGGTATACGTTCTTTAAAGGTCGGCTACAATCGGGTGTTTGGCTATTATATAGAAATAACGAAGCCGAATCTTCATTTGTTACCTGAAGGACGTTATGAACGAAGACAAACATTAACGAATGCTGAACGCTTTGTAAATGAAGAACTGAAAGAAAAAGAGAAACTTATTTTAGAAGCGGAAGAAAAAAGTGTGGAACTTG from Oceanobacillus iheyensis HTE831 encodes:
- a CDS encoding TIGR00282 family metallophosphoesterase gives rise to the protein MKILFIGDVVGSPGRDMLFEYLPKLKDKYKPHMTIINGENAAAGKGITEKIYKQFLEAGAQVITMGNHTWDKKEIFEFIDSAHNMIRPANFPDNNPGKGIIYSNFNGKEIAVINLQGRTFLPPVDDPFRKADELIDEAKLRTNIIFVDFHGEATSEKQAMAWYLDGRVSAVVGTHTHTQTADERILPDGTAYISDVGMTGPYDGILGVERETIMKRFLTSLPVRFEIDKTGRTQLNGVIITIDDTSGRAKNIERIMINEDHPFFS
- a CDS encoding stage V sporulation protein S, which codes for MEVLKVSAKSNPNSVAGALANVLRERGTAEIQAIGAGALNQSVKAVAIARGFVAPSGVDLICIPAFTDILIDNEERTAIKLIVEPR
- the rny gene encoding ribonuclease Y, with product MDIVIVVISILLALIVGIVVGYLVRRSIAEAKISSAERLAKQIVEEAHRNADAAKKEALLEAKDETHKFRQQAEDEIRERRMEAQKQENRLMQKEENLDRKSETLDKRESSLESKEQSLTEQQQQIEEMKSKVEAMKDEQQAELERISGYTSEQAKQIILERIEKEVQHESAVLIKESETRAKEEADKKAKNILSLALQRCAADHVAETTVSVVNLPNDEMKGRIIGREGRNIRTLETLTGIDLIIDDTPEAVILSGFDPIRREIARMALEKLVQDGRIHPARIEEMVEKSRREVDEYIREVGEETTFEVGVHGLHPDLVKILGRLKYRTSYGQNGLKHSAEVAYLSGLLAAELGEDVTLARRAGLLHDIGKAIDHEVEGSHVEIGKELAMKYKEHEVVINSIASHHGDEEATSIIAVLVAAADALSAARPGARSETLENYIKRLEKLEEISESFDGVEKSFAIQAGREIRIMVRPDEIDDIESISIARDIRKRIEGELDYPGHIKVTVIRETRAVEYAK
- a CDS encoding outer spore coat protein CotE; its protein translation is MTFLDKEYREIITKAVCGKGRKFTKESHTISPSHRPTSILGCWVINHLYHATKKSEDSVVVTGSYDINVWYSYNDNTKTEVVTERVEYKDTIPLSVKDDNCINDEYDVIAKVLQQPNCLECKISGKGSNITVEIEREFVVQVIGDTRLFVKVSPKLDHDDDDEESVWDHNMTDDEAEKVKPDFFNHRHKD
- a CDS encoding RicAFT regulatory complex protein RicA family protein, which encodes MTEYTRKEVLDEAKKLANMLASTEEIDRFKQVEAKLNENKKVQSLIQKIKTLQKQAVNFQAYEKREALKRVEEEIDRLQAEIDDIPVVQEFKETQIVVNDVLQLVSKTIAREVTNEVIESTGGDILAGETGSKAKNKSGCSH
- the miaB gene encoding tRNA (N6-isopentenyl adenosine(37)-C2)-methylthiotransferase MiaB produces the protein MNEQQRKQQSQIRTEQANVDRIKNTSSEDMIAKYFQQEYEPQSPDIKQARKRKREDVQFHYDFSIPEDMEKIGHGKKFLIRTYGCQMNEHDTEVMAGILSEMGYESTTVTEEADIILLNTCAIRENAENKVFGEIGHLKPLKLENPDLIIGVCGCMSQEESVVDRILQKHQHIDLIFGTHNIHRLPHLVKEALFGKEMIVEVWSKEGDIIENLPKARKGKIKAWVNIMYGCDKFCTYCIVPMTRGKERSRRPKDIIQEVRHLVAQGYQEVTLLGQNVNAYGKDFEDIEYGLGDLMNDIHKIDIPRVRFTTSHPRDFDDRLIEVLAQGGNLLDHIHLPVQSGSSEILKKMNRKYTREEYLELVRKIRIAMPNATLTTDIIVGFPNETEEQFEETMTLVEEVGFEAAYTFIYSPREGTPAARKKDDVPEEVKKQRLYRLNELVNKQSAASMKDYAGKKVKVLVEGESKKDPEVLAGYTEKNKLVNFKGPKSSIGKIVEVEITETKTWSLNGVMVENTVEVN